A DNA window from Solanum lycopersicum chromosome 3, SLM_r2.1 contains the following coding sequences:
- the LOC101262002 gene encoding SUPPRESSOR OF ABI3-5 gives MAGTEKEKLELHESDNQFVWDETSQLYYHARTGFYHDPKAGWYYSCNDGLYYKFDNGTYVPMDSSQDGGCREMNSCESVAPVESNKDEVDADISMSGENVAQAVEPLCTEFSEEHLEDTSCKLPENPPPPSEWLEDTLIELYLANYTTQAANTTSDITVAPEINDTDHTHLSAVGNDNTYELEEGEWIPDDWTDSADPIVDVMDDGICLEEENWRAQYGQVERPVEDSLSHIQAVDLWDWSMVKKIRKGRKRRVARLVGRLVKPTAKLHPSMPSSGHLLKTAPVCEVHLDLVRVTSGQVYRLKNPSTQYLASLSNYDSSNPTKNWRFPQMSINREIQTCSPVTERYKPISTTLPGEEDVSLQSEISAPEKDRDHLYRDRAAERRALHGGFGVGPGQKISSNSDDSVSLEASAGPEEALSESLSNSFGAGSYARRMLENMGWKEGEALGCSNKGLIEPLQATGNKGSAGLGWNDERRKQSMYSYKKREM, from the exons ATGGCGGGAACCGAGAAAGAGAAACTGGAGCTGCACGAATCCGATAATCAGTTCGTTTGGGATGAAACTTCTCAGCTTTACTACCATGCTCG CACTGGATTTTATCATGATCCTAAAGCAGGCTGGTACTACAGCTGTAATGATGGCCTTTACTACAAATTTGATAATGGTACTTATGTACCCATGGATTCTTCTCAG GATGGTGGTTGTCGTGAAATGAATAGTTGTGAGAGCGTTGCGCCTGTGGAGTCTAACAAAGATGAGGTAGATGCAGACATAAGTATGTCAGGTGAAAATGTGGCTCAAGCAGTGGAACCACTTTGTACTGAGTTCTCTGAAG AGCACTTGGAGGATACCAGTTGCAAGCTTCCAGAAAACCCACCACCACCTTCAGAGTG GCTCGAAGATACTCTCATTGAACTTTATCTGGCAAATTATACCACTCAAGCTGCCAATACTACTTCAGATATAACAGTGGCTCCGGAAATAAATGACACAGATCACACACATTTGTCAGCAGTTG GGAATGACAACACATATGAACTCGAGGAAGGTGAATGGATACCAGACGATTGGACGGATTCTGCTGATCCAATTGTAGATGTCATGGATGATG GCATTTGTTTGGAGGAAGAGAACTGGCGAGCCCAGTATGGTCAAGTTGAACGACCAGTTGAGGATTCTCTGTCACATATTCAGGCTGTTGATTTGTGGGACTGGTCAATGGTTAAAAAGATCAGAAAAGGTCGAAAAAGAAGGGTGGCCAGGCTGGTAGGACGACTGGTGAAGCCCACTGCTAAGCTGCACCCATCAATGCCCTCGAGTGGCCATCTTCTTAAAACTGCCCCAGTATGTGAAGTCCATCTTGATCTGGTACGAGTTACATCAG GTCAGGTGTACAGGTTGAAAAATCCTAGCACACAATATTTGGCTTCTTTGTCAAATTATGATTCTTCCAATCCAACGAAAAATTGGCGCTTTCCTCAAATGTCAATCAACAGAGAAATCCAGACATGCTCACCGGTCACTGAAAGATATAAACCCATAAGCACAACACTTCCTGGTGAGGAGGATGTATCTCTGCAATCGGAGATCAGTGCACCTGAAAAG GACAGAGACCATCTGTACAGGGACAGAGCTGCAGAAAGAAGAGCATTGCATGGTGGGTTTGGCGTTGGTCCAGGTCAAAAAATTTCATCCAACTCTGATGATTCTGTTTCTTTGGAGGCATCTGCTGGTCCAGAGGAAGCTCTTTCCGAATCCTTGAGCAATTCATTTGGAGCTGGTAGCTATGCCAGAAGAATGTTGGAAAACATGGGCTGGAAGGAG GGAGAGGCACTTGGCTGCAGCAACAAAGGGTTGATTGAACCTTTACAGGCTACGGGAAACAAAGGTTCTGCTGGGCTGGGTTGGAACGATGAGCGAAGAAAGCAGTCCATGTACAGTTATAAAAAACGAGAGATGTAG
- the LOC101262300 gene encoding galactinol--sucrose galactosyltransferase-like, whose product MAPSLNKNASQVTAGLIDDNTKPLSITLQGSEFLANGYPILTHVPANIIFTPSQFISKDFTFGCFVGFDSDEARSHHVVPIGKLRDIKFMSLFRFKVWWTTHWVGKNGRDIQHETQMLILDKSENGLRPYVLILPILEGSFRASFQPGNDDYLDVCVESGSSKVRETRFRTCIYMHVGNDPYEMVKNAMKIIRLHLGTFKLLEEKSLPGIVDKFGWCTWDAFYLKVNPQGVMEGVKDLVEGGCPPGLVLIDDGWQSICHDDDPVTDDQEGTNRTDAGEQMPCRLIKFEENYKFRNYESTPKGKGKGMKAFVKDLKDEFKSVEHVYVWHALCGYWGGIRPNIPNMPDCKVISPKLSPGLQMTMEDLAVDKIVNNGVGLVPPEKVHEMYEGLHSHLESAGIDGVKVDVIHLLEMLSEDYGGRVELAKAYYKALTASIRKHFKGNGVIASMEHCNDFMYLGTETIALGRVGDDFWCTDPSGDPNGTFWLQGCHMVHCAYNSLWMGNFIHPDWDMFQSTHPCAEFHAASRAISGGPVYVSDSVGKHNFQLLKTLALPDGSILRCQHYALPTKDCLFEDPLHDGKTMLKIWNLNKFTGVLGAFNCQGGGWCPVSRKNKSANEYSVAVTCLATPRDVEWSNGTNPASVEGVNIFAVYMYRQKKLKLLKLSESVEITLQPFEYELLTVAPVAVLSKKSVQFAPIGLVNMLNSGGAIDSLVYDEEEESSVSIGARGSGEMRVFASEKPSSCMIDGVSVEFSYEDHMIIVQVPWPNSSGLSEIKYVF is encoded by the exons ATGGCTCCAAGCTTGAACAAGAATGCCTCACAAGTGACAGCTGGGCTAATAGATGATAACACAAAGCCTTTATCCATCACGCTTCAGGGCTCTGAGTTTTTAGCCAATGGCTATCCTATACTTACTCATGTTCCTGCTAACATCATTTTCACTCCATCACAATTCATTTCCAAAGATTTTACCTTCGGTTGCTTCGTCGGATTTGACTCCGACGAGGCCCGAAGCCATCATGTGGTTCCAATTGGCAAGCTCAGGGACATAAAATTCATGAGCCTATTCAGATTTAAAGTATGGTGGACCACACATTGGGTAGGCAAAAACGGTAGAGATATCCAACATGAGACTCAAATGTTAATCTTAGACAAATCTGAAAACGGACTTCGTCCTTATGTTCTAATACTTCCTATTCTAGAAGGTTCCTTCAGAGCCTCGTTCCAGCCTGGAAACGACGACTATTTGGACGTCTGTGTGGAGAGTGGATCAAGTAAAGTTCGCGAAACCAGGTTTCGAACTTGCATTTATATGCACGTAGGGAATGACCCCTACGAAATGGTGAAGAATGCTATGAAGATTATAAGATTACATTTAGGGACTTTCAAGTTGCTTGAAGAGAAGTCACTTCCAGGTATAGTAGATAAATTTGGTTGGTGTACTTGGGATGCTTTTTACCTTAAGGTAAATCCACAAGGGGTAATGGAAGGGGTTAAGGACCTAGTAGAGGGTGGTTGCCCTCCAGGATTAGTCTTAATTGATGATGGATGGCAATCGATTTGTCACGATGATGATCCGGTAACTGATGATCAAGAAGGAACCAACAGGACTGATGCTGGTGAACAGATGCCGTGTAGGTTGATAAAATTTGAAGAGAACTATAAATTTAGGAACTATGAGAGTACTCCAAAGGGAAAGGGGAAGGGGATGAAGGCATTTGTGAAGGACTTAAAGGACGAATTTAAGAGCGTTGAGCATGTTTACGTGTGGCACGCGTTGTGTGGGTACTGGGGTGGGATTAGGCCTAATATACCAAACATGCCGGATTGTAAGGTCATTAGTCCTAAGCTGTCACCAGGTTTGCAGATGACTATGGAGGATTTGGCTGTGGACAAGATTGTGAACAATGGAGTTGGACTGGTTCCACCGGAAAAGGTTCATGAAATGTATGAAGGATTGCATTCACATCTTGAATCAGCTGGAATTGATGGAGTCAAGGTGGATGTAATTCAT TTGCTGGAGATGTTATCCGAAGATTATGGAGGAAGAGTGGAACTTGCTAAAGCATACTATAAAGCCTTAACTGCTTCAATAAGGAAACACTTTAAAGGGAACGGCGTGATTGCTAGCATGGAACATTGCAATGACTTTATGTACCTTGGGACAGAGACTATTGCTCTTGGACGCGTAG GAGATGATTTTTGGTGCACCGATCCATCTGGGGATCCCAATGGGACATTTTGGCTGCAAGGATGTCACATGGTACATTGTGCTTACAATAGTCTGTGGATGGGAAATTTCATCCACCCTGATTGGGACATGTTTCAATCTACTCACCCTTGTGCTGAGTTTCATGCCGCCTCTCGAGCCATCTCAGGAGGACCAGTATATGTTAGCGACTCAGTTGGGAAACACAACTTCCAGTTGCTGAAGACATTGGCCTTGCCTGATGGTTCGATTCTTCGTTGCCAACATTATGCACTACCAACTAAAGATTGCCTGTTTGAAGACCCTTTACATGATGGAAAAACCATGCTCAAGATTTGGAACCTTAATAAA TTTACCGGAGTTCTTGGAGCATTTAACTGTCAAGGAGGAGGATGGTGCCCTGTttcaaggaaaaataaaagCGCGAATGAGTATTCAGTAGCAGTGACATGTTTGGCTACTCCCAGAGATGTTGAATGGAGCAATGGAACAAATCCAGCAAGTGTGGAAGGAGTGAACATTTTCGCGGTGTATATGTATAGACAGAAGAAACTAAAGCTCTTAAAATTATCTGAAAGTGTGGAGATTACACTTCAGCCTTTCGAGTATGAGCTCTTAACAGTCGCTCCTGTAGCTGTGTTGTCGAAAAAATCAGTGCAGTTTGCCCCAATTGGATTGGTGAACATGCTCAATTCTGGTGGTGCAATCGACTCTCTTGTCTACGATGAGGAGGAAGAAAGTTCAGTAAGCATTGGAGCGAGAGGGAGTGGTGAAATGAGGGTGTTTGCCTCTGAGAAGCCGTCATCGTGTATGATCGATGGAGTCTCTGTTGAGTTTAGTTACGAAGATCATATGATCATAGTTCAAGTTCCTTGGCCTAATTCTTCAGGATTGTCTGAAATTAAGTATGTCTTTTGA